One Nonomuraea angiospora DNA segment encodes these proteins:
- a CDS encoding KPN_02809 family neutral zinc metallopeptidase: MQFDDDAQLDPSQVEDVRASGPQPGWGGMPGGCTLPIGGRGGCGGCLMLILAAAGLFLFGVIPSPFSGQGGGPQGGGLQPSAPATWPGAAPTGNLAARCRTGADAEQSEDCRVVGTVNSIQSYWRQAFQERGRTYRPARTVLFSNAVETGCGTADAAVGPFYCPVDRKVYLDLSFFNTLQRDFGAEGGPFAQAYVVAHEYGHHVQNLLGTMNRVGPDSRPGAGSPSVRLELQADCYAGVWAHNAVKTGFFRQPFSQTDIDQALSAASAVGDDSIQRRTQGRVTPDAFTHGTSRQRKSWFTVGYDSGDPKRCDTFSGGI, translated from the coding sequence ATGCAGTTCGACGACGACGCGCAACTCGATCCGTCGCAGGTCGAGGACGTACGGGCCTCGGGTCCGCAGCCGGGCTGGGGCGGGATGCCGGGCGGGTGCACGTTGCCCATCGGCGGACGCGGCGGCTGCGGCGGCTGCCTGATGTTGATCCTGGCGGCGGCCGGGCTGTTCCTGTTCGGGGTCATCCCCTCGCCGTTCAGCGGCCAGGGAGGCGGGCCGCAGGGCGGTGGGCTGCAGCCGAGCGCCCCGGCCACGTGGCCGGGGGCCGCCCCGACCGGAAACCTGGCGGCGCGGTGCCGGACGGGCGCCGATGCCGAGCAGTCCGAGGACTGCCGCGTCGTCGGCACGGTCAACAGCATCCAGTCGTACTGGCGGCAGGCGTTCCAGGAGCGCGGGCGCACGTACAGGCCCGCCAGGACCGTGCTGTTCTCCAACGCGGTCGAGACCGGCTGCGGCACGGCCGACGCCGCCGTGGGCCCCTTCTACTGCCCCGTCGATCGCAAGGTCTACCTCGACCTGTCGTTCTTCAACACGCTCCAGCGCGACTTCGGCGCCGAGGGCGGTCCGTTCGCGCAGGCGTACGTGGTCGCCCACGAGTACGGCCACCACGTCCAGAACCTGCTCGGCACCATGAACAGGGTCGGCCCCGACAGCAGGCCGGGCGCCGGCAGCCCGTCGGTGCGACTGGAGCTGCAGGCCGACTGCTACGCGGGCGTCTGGGCGCACAACGCGGTCAAGACCGGCTTCTTCCGGCAGCCGTTCTCCCAGACGGACATCGACCAGGCGCTCAGCGCGGCCTCGGCGGTGGGCGACGACAGCATCCAGCGCCGCACGCAGGGCCGGGTGACCCCCGACGCCTTCACCCACGGCACGTCGCGGCAGCGGAAGAGCTGGTTCACCGTCGGGTACGACAGCGGGGACCCCAAGCGGTGCGACACGTTCTCCGGAGGTATTTGA
- a CDS encoding KPN_02809 family neutral zinc metallopeptidase: protein MDFRDDVELDSSQVEDAGGGYSGGGGGGGFPGGMILGGGGIVSLIVLVLVVVLNNVGGGGGGEPEQRRSPSNLSGQCQTGKDADQSERCRVVGVVNSIQDYWKQEISGYRAAKTILYSGRLRTGCGTASSAVGPFYCPSDQRVYLDLSFFDQLHTQFGAKGGPFAQAYVIAHEYGHHVQNLLGALDTGGSSVSTELQADCYAGVWAHNAVKTGFYEKPFTQSDISEALDAAAAVGDDRIQQRTQGRIDPESFTHGSSEQRVNAFQRGYENGSAGACEPGDLR from the coding sequence ATGGATTTCAGGGACGACGTCGAACTCGACTCCTCACAGGTCGAGGATGCCGGCGGCGGTTATTCGGGCGGTGGTGGTGGCGGCGGCTTCCCCGGCGGCATGATCCTCGGCGGTGGCGGCATCGTCAGCCTGATCGTGCTCGTGCTGGTCGTCGTGCTGAACAACGTGGGCGGCGGCGGTGGCGGCGAGCCCGAGCAGCGGCGGTCCCCGTCCAACCTGTCCGGGCAGTGCCAGACGGGCAAGGACGCCGACCAGTCGGAGCGGTGCCGGGTGGTGGGCGTGGTCAACAGCATCCAGGACTACTGGAAGCAGGAAATTTCGGGATATCGGGCGGCGAAGACCATCCTCTACTCCGGCCGGTTACGTACGGGCTGCGGCACGGCCAGCTCGGCGGTCGGCCCCTTCTACTGCCCCAGCGACCAGCGCGTCTATCTCGACCTGAGCTTCTTCGACCAGCTCCACACCCAGTTCGGCGCCAAGGGCGGCCCGTTCGCGCAGGCGTACGTGATCGCCCACGAGTACGGCCACCACGTGCAGAATCTGCTCGGCGCGCTCGACACCGGCGGCTCCTCCGTCTCCACCGAACTCCAGGCGGACTGCTACGCCGGCGTCTGGGCGCACAACGCGGTCAAGACCGGCTTCTACGAGAAGCCGTTCACCCAGTCGGATATCTCCGAAGCCCTGGACGCCGCCGCGGCGGTCGGCGACGACAGAATCCAGCAACGCACGCAAGGCAGAATCGATCCTGAATCGTTCACGCACGGCAGCTCCGAGCAACGCGTCAACGCCTTCCAGCGCGGCTACGAAAACGGCTCGGCGGGCGCCTGCGAACCGGGCGACCTGCGCTGA
- a CDS encoding type II toxin-antitoxin system VapB family antitoxin, whose protein sequence is MIFKLVGDGRPYPDHGLSNREWAQIPPRQVRLDSLITTKAVLDLHSLLAADSTFYGDLFPHVVQWQGELYLEDGLHRALRAALHQRSILHARVLELPN, encoded by the coding sequence GTGATCTTCAAGCTTGTCGGCGACGGCCGCCCTTATCCCGACCACGGTCTCTCGAACCGGGAGTGGGCGCAGATCCCTCCACGGCAGGTCCGGCTCGACTCATTGATCACCACGAAGGCCGTACTGGACCTGCATTCGCTGCTCGCCGCCGACTCCACCTTCTACGGAGACCTTTTTCCGCACGTGGTGCAGTGGCAGGGCGAGCTCTATCTGGAGGACGGCCTGCACCGCGCGTTGCGCGCGGCCCTGCACCAAAGATCGATCCTGCACGCCAGGGTCCTCGAGCTGCCCAACTGA
- a CDS encoding FadR/GntR family transcriptional regulator translates to MTDKAIEQIRELIRTGALPPGSKLPPEPDLAAQLGLSRNLAREAVKALAVARVLEIRRGDGTYVTSLQPSLLFEGLGGAVELLQGDSAALQDLMEVRRLLEPVATALAAIRISDEQLAEVQQHLDAMREARDDVERLNAHDAAFHRAVVSATGNDTLLTLLEAISGRTLRARIWRGLVDADAAGRTLAEHEAIFTALSTRDAALSQAAALLHVNSTERGLREYLRTTESLPR, encoded by the coding sequence TTGACCGACAAGGCCATTGAGCAGATCCGGGAACTGATCCGCACCGGGGCCCTGCCGCCGGGTTCGAAGCTGCCACCGGAACCGGACCTGGCCGCTCAACTGGGCCTGTCCCGCAACCTCGCACGGGAAGCGGTCAAGGCACTGGCCGTCGCGCGAGTCCTGGAGATCCGGCGGGGGGACGGCACGTACGTGACCAGCCTGCAGCCGAGTCTGCTCTTCGAGGGTCTCGGCGGGGCTGTGGAGCTGCTGCAGGGCGACTCGGCCGCCCTGCAGGATCTGATGGAGGTACGTCGGCTCCTCGAACCGGTCGCCACAGCACTGGCCGCGATCCGGATCTCCGACGAACAACTCGCCGAGGTGCAACAGCACTTGGACGCCATGCGTGAGGCCCGCGACGACGTCGAACGGCTCAACGCCCACGACGCGGCCTTCCACCGTGCCGTCGTCTCAGCCACGGGCAACGACACGCTGCTCACCCTCCTGGAGGCCATCTCCGGCCGTACGTTGCGCGCCCGCATCTGGCGTGGCCTCGTTGACGCCGACGCTGCGGGCCGCACCCTCGCCGAGCACGAGGCGATCTTCACGGCCCTGTCCACCCGTGACGCCGCTCTCAGCCAGGCCGCTGCACTGCTGCACGTCAACAGCACCGAACGGGGATTGAGGGAATACCTGCGCACCACCGAATCCCTCCCCCGCTGA
- a CDS encoding aldo/keto reductase — protein sequence MRHRKITNTSVELSELGFGASVIGNLHRVTPALDAAAAVEAAWDAGIRYFDTAPHYGLGLSERRLGAALRDRPRNEYVISSKVGRLLVPNERPRGVDDEGFVVRDDLRRQWDFSRDGVLRSIEATLERTGLDRLDVVYLHDPDDHWRQAAEEAMPVLAELRGQGVIGAIGAGMNQSAMLARFLRDTAADVVMLAGRYTLLDQSALDDVLPAAQELDKSVVAVGVFNSGLLSLDRPAQGMKYDYRDAPPALVARALAIAEVCVAHGTTLPAAAIAFPYTHPHIINVTLGMRNAEQVARNAELHRRHIPEGLWEDLRAQGLIRSDVPAEKGHQRSSHCL from the coding sequence TTGCGACACCGGAAGATCACGAACACCTCTGTCGAGCTCAGCGAACTCGGCTTCGGGGCCTCCGTCATAGGCAATCTCCACCGCGTCACACCGGCCCTCGACGCGGCAGCCGCGGTCGAAGCGGCCTGGGACGCGGGCATCCGGTACTTCGACACAGCACCCCACTACGGCCTGGGCCTGTCCGAGCGCCGCCTGGGCGCCGCGTTGCGGGACCGTCCGCGGAACGAGTACGTCATATCCTCCAAAGTGGGCCGTCTGCTGGTGCCCAACGAGCGGCCGCGCGGGGTCGACGACGAGGGTTTCGTCGTCCGAGACGACCTGCGCAGGCAGTGGGACTTCAGCCGGGACGGGGTACTGCGCTCCATCGAGGCGACACTGGAGCGCACGGGCCTCGATCGTCTGGACGTCGTCTACCTGCACGACCCCGACGACCACTGGAGGCAGGCCGCCGAGGAGGCCATGCCCGTCCTGGCGGAGCTACGCGGCCAAGGAGTGATCGGCGCCATCGGCGCCGGCATGAACCAGTCAGCCATGCTCGCCCGCTTCCTGCGTGACACCGCCGCCGACGTGGTGATGCTCGCCGGCCGCTACACGCTCCTCGACCAGTCGGCATTGGACGACGTCCTGCCCGCCGCTCAGGAACTGGACAAAAGTGTGGTGGCGGTCGGTGTGTTCAATTCGGGACTGCTCTCCCTCGACCGGCCCGCCCAGGGCATGAAGTACGACTACCGGGACGCGCCGCCTGCTCTGGTCGCCCGTGCCCTGGCGATCGCCGAGGTCTGCGTGGCGCACGGCACGACTCTCCCGGCAGCGGCGATTGCCTTTCCGTACACCCATCCCCATATCATCAACGTCACCTTGGGCATGCGGAATGCTGAGCAGGTCGCGAGGAACGCTGAACTCCACCGTCGGCACATCCCCGAAGGCCTTTGGGAGGACCTTCGTGCCCAAGGATTGATCAGATCCGACGTGCCTGCCGAGAAGGGGCACCAGAGGAGTTCGCATTGTCTTTGA
- a CDS encoding SDR family oxidoreductase, protein MTAFDLTGRLAVVTGARRGIGRAMARALAEAGADVIGVSANLEGSGSAVEKDVVAAGRTFEAIRTDFADPEAVRALATDLAGRERPVDILVNNAGTIRRAPTSEHADADWELVLQVNLSAQFTLTRAVGAAMVSRGYGKIIFTASLLSFQGGINVPGYTAAKHGVAGLTKALANEWAPHGVNVNAIAPGYIATDNTQALQDDPARSRAILDRIPAGRWGTADDLAGATVFLASDGAAYVHGAVLPVDGGWLGR, encoded by the coding sequence ATGACTGCCTTCGACCTCACGGGAAGACTTGCCGTTGTCACCGGCGCCCGGCGCGGCATCGGCCGGGCCATGGCCCGGGCGCTGGCCGAGGCCGGCGCCGACGTCATCGGCGTCAGCGCCAACCTGGAGGGGTCCGGCAGCGCCGTCGAGAAGGACGTCGTTGCCGCAGGCCGTACCTTCGAGGCGATCCGCACCGACTTCGCCGACCCAGAGGCCGTCCGGGCCCTGGCCACGGACCTCGCTGGACGTGAGCGACCGGTGGACATCCTGGTCAACAACGCGGGCACCATCCGCCGCGCCCCGACGTCCGAACACGCCGACGCCGACTGGGAGCTGGTCCTCCAGGTCAACCTCAGCGCCCAGTTCACCCTGACCAGGGCGGTGGGCGCGGCGATGGTGTCCCGAGGCTACGGGAAGATCATTTTCACGGCGTCGCTGCTCAGCTTCCAGGGCGGCATCAATGTGCCCGGCTACACCGCCGCCAAGCACGGTGTCGCCGGCCTGACCAAGGCGCTGGCCAACGAGTGGGCCCCGCACGGCGTCAACGTCAACGCCATCGCGCCCGGCTACATCGCTACCGACAACACTCAGGCTCTCCAGGACGATCCGGCGCGCAGCCGGGCGATCCTGGACCGCATCCCGGCCGGGCGGTGGGGCACCGCCGACGATCTCGCGGGCGCCACCGTGTTCCTGGCCTCCGACGGCGCCGCCTACGTGCACGGCGCCGTCCTCCCCGTCGACGGCGGATGGCTGGGCCGATGA
- a CDS encoding zinc-dependent alcohol dehydrogenase, giving the protein MTIAVRYTAARTLDTAPVEPTSPGPGEVELAPAYVGICGTDLHIFHGDMDARVSTPAVLGHEMSGRVLRVGPDVEGWRPGDAVTVMPLRWDDSCPACRAGNRHICQHLDFIGIDSPGAMQQRWIVPAATLVRLPDSLPLDRAALVEPTAVAVHDVGRARVRDGERVVVVGGGPIGILIALVARATGAEVRVVELSGHRRILAQKLGLTAWNPAAEDVPELVRQWTGDAGADVAFEVSGAAGGVDTAVQVLGVRGRLCLVAIHPRPREVDLHRFFWRELTLIGARLYDRSDFEKAVTLVADATIPAEQLISKVVPLTQAPAAFEALEAGGDVMKILVNCTDDAQGAAV; this is encoded by the coding sequence ATGACAATCGCCGTCCGTTACACGGCTGCCCGAACCCTGGACACGGCGCCCGTCGAACCCACCTCCCCCGGACCGGGTGAGGTCGAGCTGGCCCCCGCCTACGTCGGCATCTGCGGCACCGATCTACACATCTTCCACGGTGACATGGACGCCCGGGTCAGCACACCCGCGGTCCTGGGGCACGAGATGTCCGGCCGTGTCCTCCGTGTCGGGCCGGACGTCGAAGGCTGGCGGCCCGGCGACGCGGTCACCGTGATGCCGCTGCGCTGGGACGACAGCTGCCCTGCCTGCCGCGCAGGCAACCGGCACATCTGCCAGCACCTGGATTTCATCGGTATCGACTCCCCGGGAGCGATGCAGCAGCGCTGGATCGTGCCCGCCGCCACCCTCGTACGGCTGCCCGACTCGCTCCCCCTGGACCGCGCCGCGCTCGTCGAACCCACTGCGGTGGCGGTACACGACGTCGGCCGGGCCCGGGTGCGGGACGGTGAGCGGGTGGTCGTCGTGGGCGGTGGACCCATCGGCATCCTGATCGCGCTGGTCGCGCGTGCCACCGGTGCCGAAGTCCGCGTGGTGGAGCTGAGCGGACACCGGCGGATCCTGGCGCAGAAGTTGGGGCTGACCGCCTGGAACCCGGCTGCCGAGGACGTGCCCGAACTGGTCCGGCAGTGGACCGGCGACGCAGGCGCGGATGTCGCATTCGAGGTCTCCGGCGCGGCAGGCGGTGTGGACACCGCGGTCCAAGTGCTGGGCGTACGCGGCCGGCTGTGCCTCGTGGCCATCCACCCCCGGCCTCGAGAGGTCGACCTGCATCGGTTCTTCTGGCGCGAACTGACCCTCATCGGGGCAAGGCTGTACGACCGTTCGGACTTCGAGAAGGCGGTCACGCTGGTTGCCGACGCCACCATCCCCGCCGAGCAGCTGATCAGCAAGGTGGTACCACTCACCCAGGCGCCCGCCGCGTTCGAAGCGCTCGAGGCGGGTGGTGACGTCATGAAGATCCTCGTGAACTGCACCGACGACGCACAGGGAGCAGCCGTATGA
- a CDS encoding L-fuconate dehydratase, producing MSSAVSASARITALDVMDVRFPTSEHLDGSDAMNPEPDYSAAYVILRTDAGDGLEGHALAFTTGRGNDVQAAAIAALAPHVVGLSVDEVCADLGKFSRSLVHDPQLRWLGPEKGAIHMATGAVVNAAWDLAAKRAGKPVWRFLGEMSPEDLVAQIDFRWLSDALTPEEALQILRRAEPGRQQRIAHLLERGYPAYTTTPGWLGYSDEKLARLAREAVADGFTQIKLKVGADLEDDLRRMRTARQTVGEGIRIAVDANQRWDVQPAIDWMRALAPYQPYWIEEPTSPDDILGHAAVRKAVSPIKVATGEHIANRVVFKQLLQAGAVDIVQIDSARVGGVNENIAILLLAAKFGVPVCPHAGGVGLCEMVQHLSMFDYVAVSGTVEDRVIEYVDHLHEHFVDPVRVVDGHYLAPALPGLSAQMHPESLKEYAYPDGPVWTARV from the coding sequence ATGTCCTCTGCTGTGTCCGCATCCGCCCGCATCACCGCGCTCGACGTCATGGACGTCCGGTTCCCGACGTCCGAGCATCTGGACGGATCGGACGCGATGAACCCCGAACCCGACTACTCGGCCGCCTACGTCATCTTGCGCACCGACGCCGGTGACGGACTGGAGGGTCACGCCCTGGCCTTCACCACGGGCCGTGGCAACGATGTCCAGGCCGCCGCCATCGCGGCCCTGGCCCCGCATGTGGTCGGATTGTCCGTCGACGAGGTCTGCGCCGACCTCGGCAAGTTCTCCCGCTCCCTTGTCCACGACCCCCAACTGCGCTGGCTGGGCCCGGAGAAGGGCGCCATCCACATGGCCACCGGCGCCGTCGTCAACGCCGCATGGGACCTCGCGGCCAAGCGGGCCGGCAAGCCCGTCTGGCGGTTTCTCGGCGAGATGTCGCCAGAGGATCTGGTCGCCCAGATCGACTTCCGCTGGCTGAGCGACGCCCTCACCCCAGAGGAGGCGCTTCAGATCCTGCGCCGCGCCGAACCGGGCCGCCAGCAGCGCATCGCCCACCTGCTGGAGCGCGGCTACCCCGCCTACACCACCACCCCTGGCTGGCTCGGCTACTCCGACGAGAAGCTGGCCCGCCTCGCCCGCGAGGCCGTCGCCGACGGCTTCACCCAGATCAAGCTGAAGGTCGGCGCGGACCTCGAGGACGATCTACGGCGTATGCGCACTGCTCGTCAGACAGTGGGCGAGGGCATTCGCATCGCGGTCGATGCCAACCAGAGATGGGACGTGCAGCCCGCCATCGACTGGATGCGCGCCCTGGCTCCATATCAGCCGTACTGGATCGAGGAGCCCACCTCCCCGGACGACATCCTCGGGCATGCCGCCGTTCGCAAGGCGGTCAGCCCCATCAAGGTCGCCACCGGCGAGCACATCGCCAACCGGGTTGTCTTCAAGCAACTCCTCCAGGCGGGCGCGGTGGACATCGTGCAAATCGACTCGGCACGGGTCGGCGGCGTCAACGAGAACATCGCGATCCTGCTGCTCGCTGCCAAGTTCGGGGTGCCGGTCTGCCCGCACGCGGGCGGTGTGGGCCTGTGTGAGATGGTGCAACACCTGTCGATGTTCGACTACGTCGCCGTCTCCGGCACGGTCGAGGACCGGGTCATCGAGTACGTGGACCATCTGCACGAGCACTTCGTCGACCCGGTCCGCGTTGTGGACGGCCACTACCTCGCCCCGGCCCTGCCCGGACTCAGCGCGCAGATGCATCCGGAGTCTCTCAAGGAGTACGCCTACCCCGACGGCCCGGTCTGGACCGCCCGTGTCTGA
- a CDS encoding ABC transporter permease, whose product MPETALADTPAPKPTKPEAGRKGLFGGRIPVARLRDLALVPAIVAIAIVGQIVNPVFLQGDNLINVLQTMSEIALLVLAQTMILIVKKMDLSLESTMGLAPGVAALLVVPTGVGPGLGLLPGAWSIPITLAVGALIGVVNALLIIRFGLNGFIVTLGMLIVLRGVLTGISGGQTFFQLPESMLYLGTAQWFGIPASIWICLVLFAVAIVVLGWTSFGRSLYAIGGNVDAAKAAGIRTDRVLWIVIVTGSLLAALAGLMLSGRLASVASAQGNGYIFTVFAAAVIGGISLNGGKGTMFGAFSGILLLFMIQNVLTLAGVPAQWIGALNGLIILVALTISRITGGKVQE is encoded by the coding sequence ATGCCTGAAACCGCCCTCGCGGACACGCCCGCCCCCAAGCCCACGAAGCCCGAGGCCGGGCGGAAGGGGCTGTTCGGCGGCCGGATACCCGTGGCCCGGCTGCGCGACCTCGCCCTGGTTCCCGCGATCGTCGCGATCGCGATCGTCGGCCAGATCGTCAACCCGGTCTTCCTCCAGGGCGACAACCTGATCAATGTCCTGCAGACCATGTCCGAGATCGCCCTGCTGGTCCTCGCCCAGACGATGATCCTGATCGTCAAGAAGATGGACCTGTCTCTGGAGTCCACCATGGGCCTCGCGCCCGGCGTCGCCGCCCTGCTGGTGGTTCCGACCGGCGTCGGACCCGGCCTCGGGCTCCTCCCCGGCGCCTGGTCGATTCCCATCACGCTGGCCGTGGGTGCGCTCATCGGCGTGGTCAACGCCCTGCTGATCATCCGCTTCGGCCTCAACGGCTTCATCGTCACCCTCGGCATGCTGATCGTCCTGCGTGGCGTCCTCACCGGCATCTCCGGCGGCCAGACCTTCTTCCAACTGCCGGAGTCGATGCTCTACCTGGGCACCGCCCAGTGGTTCGGGATACCCGCCTCCATCTGGATCTGCCTGGTGCTGTTCGCCGTCGCGATCGTCGTCCTGGGCTGGACCAGCTTCGGCCGCTCGCTGTACGCCATCGGCGGCAACGTCGACGCGGCGAAGGCGGCCGGTATCCGCACTGACCGGGTGCTGTGGATCGTCATCGTCACCGGCAGCCTGCTGGCCGCACTCGCCGGGCTGATGCTTTCCGGGCGTCTCGCCTCCGTCGCCTCCGCGCAGGGCAACGGTTACATCTTCACCGTGTTCGCCGCCGCCGTCATCGGTGGGATCAGCCTCAACGGCGGCAAGGGCACCATGTTCGGCGCCTTCAGCGGCATCCTGCTGCTCTTCATGATCCAGAACGTGCTCACCCTCGCGGGTGTCCCCGCCCAGTGGATCGGCGCCCTCAACGGCCTGATCATCCTGGTCGCGCTGACCATCTCCCGCATCACGGGCGGCAAGGTCCAGGAGTGA
- a CDS encoding sugar ABC transporter ATP-binding protein translates to MSDGEQTVTPAPAPAHDGRAPAGPPVVEATGIVKRFGPTVALNGARITIMPNETHALVGRNGAGKSTLVSVLTGLQAPDEGTVTFGGGPAPRLADRDAWRQRVACVYQKSTIIPTLTVAENLFLNRHEHGRSGLISWQGVRRRARELLSTWSVDVDPQAPAGDLSVEQRQFVEIARALSFGARFIILDEPTAQLDGAAINRLFERIRDLQRQGVTFLFISHHLQEIYEICDMVTVFRDAQHILTAPVAELPRTELIAAMTGEAAADRREERASALDAGATSALSVRGLTGQAYEDVTFEVGAGEIVGLAGAAGSGRIEVAETVVGLLAADGGEVEIAGRRPQPGSVPAALAAGAGFVPQDRHHQGFVPDMSIADNATLSVPKRLGRGGFLSRDRRDQLAEGMIEKLAIKTSGPDLSVSALSGGNQQKVVMARALADDPRLLVLINPTAGVDVRSKEFLLGKVEETAEGGTGVLIASDELDDLRMCDRVLVMFQGRVTSEIARGWHDHDLVAAMEGVDLNA, encoded by the coding sequence ATGAGCGACGGGGAGCAGACAGTCACCCCCGCGCCCGCCCCGGCGCACGACGGGAGAGCCCCGGCCGGCCCTCCCGTCGTCGAGGCGACGGGCATTGTCAAACGATTCGGTCCGACGGTGGCTCTGAACGGCGCCCGGATCACCATCATGCCCAACGAGACCCACGCGCTGGTCGGCCGCAACGGGGCCGGCAAGTCGACCCTGGTGTCCGTCCTCACCGGGCTTCAGGCCCCGGACGAGGGAACGGTCACCTTCGGCGGCGGCCCGGCGCCCCGGCTCGCGGACCGCGACGCCTGGCGGCAGCGGGTGGCCTGTGTTTACCAGAAGTCGACGATCATCCCCACGCTGACCGTCGCCGAGAACCTCTTCCTGAACCGGCATGAGCACGGCCGGAGCGGGCTGATCAGCTGGCAGGGCGTGCGCAGGCGAGCGCGGGAACTGCTGTCGACCTGGTCGGTGGACGTGGATCCGCAAGCTCCGGCCGGCGATCTCAGCGTGGAACAGCGGCAGTTCGTCGAGATCGCCCGTGCGCTGTCCTTCGGAGCCCGGTTCATCATCCTCGACGAACCGACCGCGCAACTCGACGGCGCGGCGATCAACCGGCTCTTCGAGAGAATACGCGATCTGCAGCGCCAGGGCGTGACCTTCCTGTTCATCAGCCACCACCTCCAGGAGATCTACGAGATCTGCGACATGGTGACGGTGTTCCGAGACGCCCAGCACATCCTGACCGCACCGGTCGCCGAACTTCCCCGCACCGAACTCATCGCCGCCATGACCGGCGAGGCGGCGGCCGACAGGCGCGAGGAACGGGCGAGCGCCCTCGACGCCGGCGCGACGTCGGCGCTGAGCGTCCGGGGCCTCACCGGCCAGGCCTACGAGGACGTCACCTTCGAGGTGGGCGCCGGCGAGATCGTCGGCCTGGCCGGGGCCGCCGGCAGCGGTCGCATCGAGGTCGCCGAGACTGTCGTGGGGCTGCTGGCCGCCGACGGCGGCGAGGTCGAGATCGCAGGGCGGCGGCCACAGCCGGGCAGCGTGCCCGCCGCGCTCGCCGCCGGCGCCGGGTTCGTCCCGCAGGACCGGCACCACCAGGGTTTCGTACCCGACATGTCGATCGCGGACAACGCCACGCTGTCCGTGCCCAAACGGCTCGGCCGGGGAGGGTTCCTGAGCCGCGACCGCCGGGACCAGCTCGCCGAGGGCATGATCGAGAAACTGGCGATCAAGACCTCAGGCCCCGACCTGTCGGTCTCCGCGCTGTCCGGGGGCAACCAGCAGAAGGTCGTCATGGCCCGCGCCCTCGCCGACGACCCCCGGCTGCTGGTACTGATCAACCCGACCGCAGGCGTGGACGTGCGCTCCAAGGAGTTCCTCCTCGGCAAGGTCGAGGAGACCGCGGAAGGCGGCACCGGAGTGCTCATCGCCTCCGACGAACTCGACGACCTGCGCATGTGCGACCGGGTCCTGGTGATGTTCCAGGGCCGAGTGACCTCAGAGATCGCCCGCGGCTGGCACGACCACGACCTAGTGGCCGCGATGGAAGGAGTGGACCTCAATGCCTGA
- a CDS encoding sugar ABC transporter substrate-binding protein: protein MRLTTVLCSTASAVSALVLLSACSSSGTTATSSDTPLVGVDYPRSDTDFWNSYIKYTPEYAKELGLSLKTTNSQNDVAKLTANAQTFISQGVKGLAMAPQDTAAIAPTLAQLEAKKISVVTVDTRPDSGKVYMVVRADNRAYGEKACQYLGTKLAGKGKVVMLQGDLASINGRDRTEAFNDCMKKNYPGITVLGEATNWDGAVAAQKLQTDLTAHPDIKGVYMQSSFALSGTLQVLKQKGLLVGPEDAKHVFVVSNDGIPEELKSIAEGKIDATVSQPADLYAKYALYYLKAAMDGKTFKPGKTDHDSTIVQVRDGLLEDQLAAPLVTADGGTYGGVPSLKSTDTSLWGNNLG, encoded by the coding sequence ATGAGACTCACAACTGTCCTGTGCTCCACTGCCTCCGCCGTGTCCGCGCTGGTGTTGCTCAGCGCCTGCAGCAGCTCCGGCACCACGGCCACGTCGAGCGACACGCCACTGGTCGGCGTGGACTACCCACGCTCCGACACCGACTTCTGGAACTCGTACATCAAGTACACGCCCGAGTACGCCAAGGAGCTCGGCCTCTCGCTCAAGACCACCAACTCGCAGAATGACGTCGCCAAGCTGACCGCCAACGCGCAGACGTTCATCAGCCAGGGTGTGAAGGGCCTGGCGATGGCTCCGCAGGACACCGCCGCCATCGCCCCGACCCTCGCGCAGCTGGAGGCGAAGAAGATCTCGGTCGTCACCGTCGACACCCGCCCCGACAGCGGCAAGGTTTACATGGTCGTCCGCGCCGACAATCGTGCCTACGGCGAGAAGGCGTGCCAGTACCTGGGCACCAAGCTGGCCGGCAAGGGCAAGGTCGTCATGCTTCAAGGCGACCTTGCCTCCATCAACGGCCGTGACCGCACCGAGGCGTTCAACGACTGCATGAAGAAGAACTACCCAGGCATCACGGTGTTGGGAGAGGCCACCAACTGGGACGGCGCCGTCGCCGCGCAGAAGCTCCAGACAGACCTGACCGCCCACCCGGACATCAAGGGCGTCTACATGCAGTCCAGCTTCGCCCTGTCCGGCACGCTCCAGGTGCTCAAGCAAAAGGGCCTGTTGGTCGGTCCCGAGGACGCGAAGCACGTGTTCGTCGTCTCGAACGACGGCATCCCCGAAGAACTCAAGTCCATCGCCGAGGGCAAGATCGACGCCACCGTCTCCCAACCGGCCGACCTCTACGCCAAGTACGCCCTGTACTACCTGAAGGCCGCAATGGACGGGAAGACGTTCAAGCCGGGCAAGACCGACCACGACAGCACCATCGTCCAGGTCCGTGACGGCCTGCTGGAGGACCAGCTCGCAGCCCCGCTCGTCACCGCCGACGGCGGCACCTACGGCGGTGTCCCCAGCCTCAAGAGCACCGACACGTCCCTGTGGGGCAACAACCTCGGCTGA